The sequence CAGAGAGTTTGAAGACAGCCCTCTCAATGGGGAACTGGGAATCTGCAGTGAGAGTGAACGGCTTCATACGTCGAACTGTTTATAGAGTGCTGAATAGTCGAGATCCGCCAAACCTTGGTCGCAAAGTTTGGTCATCATCTCGGAGGTGGCGTCGATGCCCGGTGTGTTCAGCTTGGCTTCTTTGGCAAGCTCGCGTGCGAAGACGGAGTCCTTGCGCATGTTATCCAGCGAGAAGTGGGTGTCATAGTCACCGCTGGCCATGGTCGGCAGTTTCATGGCCGCGAGAGGTGAACCGCAAGCATTCGATGTTACGGCGGGGATAAAGGTTTCTGGTGAGACGCCGTGAGCTGAGGCGATAGCCATGGCTTCGGATAGCGCCTGTACGGTGGATGCTGAGATTAGGTTGGTGGCGATCTTTACCACGGTGGCGTCACCCACTTTCCCCAGAGGGATGATTTCTTTGGAGGTGACTTCCAGTACTGGACGGAATTTTTCTAACACCTCGGTGTTGCCGCCGAAGTAATACACGAGTTCACCATTGTGAGCGGCTACTTTGGAGCCGGTGAATGGGCAGTCGAGATAATCGATCCCTAGTTTCTCGCACTCAGTAGCCAGCCATTTGGTTGTGTCCAGATCGATGGTCGAGTGGTTGATGATTGTATGTGCAGAGGTGAGAGCGGGACGGATGCTTTCGAAAGTTTCCCG is a genomic window of Rubritalea squalenifaciens DSM 18772 containing:
- a CDS encoding NAD(P)-dependent oxidoreductase, encoding MNISIFGLGIIGSRCADNLAKAGHSVTTWNRTPKDRDDSVADAAAAAKASEVLAFYLKDGKACRETFESIRPALTSAHTIINHSTIDLDTTKWLATECEKLGIDYLDCPFTGSKVAAHNGELVYYFGGNTEVLEKFRPVLEVTSKEIIPLGKVGDATVVKIATNLISASTVQALSEAMAIASAHGVSPETFIPAVTSNACGSPLAAMKLPTMASGDYDTHFSLDNMRKDSVFARELAKEAKLNTPGIDATSEMMTKLCDQGLADLDYSALYKQFDV